The Acidimicrobiales bacterium genomic interval CTCCGCCCGGACGAGCCTCGGCGCTAGCCCCCGGAAAGAGTCGATTCTAGTCACGTGTGTCCCCGTCCGAAGGGGGACGCCAACCGTCATTTCGGGGCCCGCCAACGGGTACCGGTCAGGCCAGTTCGTCGAGTAGGTCGGCCAGTTCGGTGACGTGTTCAGCGGTGGTCCAGGTTCCGCCCACGGCCACCCGCAGCACGTACCGGTCGTCCAGGCGGGTGTGGGTCAGGAAGGCCCGACCGGAACCGTTGACGGCAGCCAGGAGGCGTTCGGAGGCCTCGTCGCCGTCGACGTGACGGAGGCACACCAGACCGAGGGACAGGGGTGCCACCAACTCGAGAGCCGGGTTGGCAGCCATCCGGTCGGCCAGGTCAGCCGCTGCCGCCACGTGGGCCCTGATGTGGGCTCGGAGGCCCTCTATCCCATAGGAGCGCAGCACGAACCACAGTTTGAGGGCCCGGAAACGGCGGCCCAGGGGCACCTGCCAGTCGCGGTAGTCGACCACCTCGCCGGCGTCGCTGGCCGCGTTGCGGAGGTAGTCCGGGACGATGGACAGCGAGCCGACTAGTGGCGCAGAGTCAGCCACGTAGAACGCCGAGCAGTCGAAGTTGGTGAGAAGCCACTTGTGGGGATTGAAGCAGTAGCTGTCGACCCGATCCAGGCCATCCAGCAGGTGCCGGTGCTCGGGGCACACGGTGGCCGACCCAGCCCACGCTGCATCCACGTGCACCCACGCCCCCAACGGTTCGGTGATGTCGCAGACCCGGGCCACCGGGTCGATGGCTCCTGACGACGTGGTGCCCACCGTGGCGACGACCAGGCACGGCAGGAGGCCCTCGGCCACGTCGGCGGCCACCATGTCGGCCAGAGCATCGGCATCCATGGCGAAGTCAGCGTCGGTGGGCACGGCCCGCA includes:
- a CDS encoding pyridoxal-dependent decarboxylase, which gives rise to MTDAIEGGSVAGPKHMTSEEFRAAGRAAVDWIADFLDDHRDGGHARPIVSDVAPGEVYRSLPGSPPMTGEPFADLLGDVHRLIAPATTQWQHPGFYGFFSANSSPPAILGELLSAGLGVQGMMWSTSPACTELETLVLDWLIEACGLPDRFHSSGPGGGVIQDSASSASLCAVLAARDRSGGAAELPRMRIYTSAQAHSSIEKDVLVAGFAREQLRAVPTDADFAMDADALADMVAADVAEGLLPCLVVATVGTTSSGAIDPVARVCDITEPLGAWVHVDAAWAGSATVCPEHRHLLDGLDRVDSYCFNPHKWLLTNFDCSAFYVADSAPLVGSLSIVPDYLRNAASDAGEVVDYRDWQVPLGRRFRALKLWFVLRSYGIEGLRAHIRAHVAAAADLADRMAANPALELVAPLSLGLVCLRHVDGDEASERLLAAVNGSGRAFLTHTRLDDRYVLRVAVGGTWTTAEHVTELADLLDELA